Proteins from a genomic interval of Ictalurus furcatus strain D&B chromosome 2, Billie_1.0, whole genome shotgun sequence:
- the LOC128617380 gene encoding uncharacterized protein LOC128617380 — protein MRTCTCFPGARAHYLQSVLCRLDRDRTPPPPPPKAPLLERQRAPPSNGGPGPLCNLSFNVSGNRAASAGQQTGGAPPPVGLGHWVMSTTGLELRAMSSAGLERWATSSAGLELGGKSWAGLELGGTSSAGQDSGTASSAAATSLRVSGWSSEIAKLTSGLNSEVTKLTSGWSAEVAKLTSGWNSEVAKLTSGWSAEVAKLTSGWRPGAETSP, from the coding sequence atgcgcacttGCACGTGCTTTCCCGGTGCTCGTGCACATTATCTCCAGAGCGTCCTCTGCCGGCTAGaccgtgacagaacccccccccccccccccccgaaggCGCCTCTCCTGGAGCGCCAAAGAGCACCTCCCTCCAACGGTGGTCCTGGGCCCCTGTGTAATCTGTCCTTTAATGTATCAGGAAACAGGGCAGCCTCAGCCGGGCAGCAGACaggcggagcaccacccccagtGGGGCTGGGGCATTGGGTGATGTCTACCACGGGGTTGGAGCTCAGGGCGATGTCCTCGGcaggactggaacgctgggcgacgtcctcggcggggctggagctcggagggaAGTCCTGGgcagggctggagctcggagggacgtcctcggcaggacaggacagcgggacagcttcctcggcagcCGCGACCTCCCTGcgggtctctggctggagctccgagATCGCCAAGTTGACCTCGGGCCTGAACTCCGAGGTCACcaagttgacctcgggctggagcgctgaggtcgccaagttgacctcgggctggaactccgaggtcgccaagttgacctcgggctggagcgctgaggtcgccaagttgacctcgggctggcgccctggagctgagacctccccatag